A window from Streptomyces sp. NBC_00335 encodes these proteins:
- the rocD gene encoding ornithine--oxo-acid transaminase, whose translation MSTTADAIRSADAHSAHNYHPLPVVVATAEGAWMTDVEGRRYLDMLAGYSALNFGHGNRRLLDAARAQLERVTLTSRAFHHDRFADFCTELAALCGKEAVLPMNTGAEAVETAVKTARKWGYEVKGVPDGHAKIVVAADNFHGRTTTIVSFSTDHEARDHFGPYTPGFEIVPYGDLTALAAAVTSNTVAVLLEPIQGEAGVLVPPAGYLRGVRELTRERNVLFMADEIQSGLGRTGKTFACEHEDVVPDVYILGKALGGGVVPVSAVVADRDVLGVFKPGEHGSTFGGNPLACAVALEVVAMLRTGEYQQRATELGDHLHRELNLLVGGGAVTAVRGRGLWAGVDIDPARGTGREISEKLMGLGVLVKDTHGSTIRIAPPLVISKEDLDWGLDQLRSVLGA comes from the coding sequence GTGTCGACAACTGCTGATGCCATCCGCTCCGCCGACGCGCACAGCGCGCACAACTACCATCCCCTGCCCGTCGTCGTCGCCACCGCGGAGGGCGCGTGGATGACCGACGTGGAGGGCCGCCGCTACCTCGACATGCTCGCGGGCTACTCCGCCCTGAACTTCGGCCACGGCAACCGCCGGCTGCTCGACGCCGCCCGCGCCCAGCTGGAGCGGGTCACCCTGACCTCCCGCGCCTTCCACCACGACCGCTTCGCGGACTTCTGTACGGAGCTCGCGGCGCTGTGCGGCAAGGAGGCCGTCCTGCCCATGAACACGGGCGCGGAGGCCGTGGAGACGGCGGTGAAAACCGCCCGCAAGTGGGGCTACGAGGTCAAGGGCGTACCGGACGGCCACGCCAAGATCGTGGTGGCGGCCGACAACTTCCACGGCCGGACCACGACCATCGTGTCGTTCTCCACGGACCACGAGGCCCGCGACCACTTCGGCCCGTACACCCCCGGCTTCGAGATCGTCCCGTACGGGGACCTCACCGCGCTCGCCGCCGCCGTCACCTCCAACACCGTCGCCGTGCTCCTGGAGCCGATCCAGGGCGAGGCCGGCGTGCTCGTGCCGCCGGCCGGGTACCTGCGGGGCGTACGGGAACTGACGCGCGAGCGGAACGTCCTGTTCATGGCCGACGAGATCCAGTCGGGTCTGGGCCGCACCGGCAAGACCTTCGCGTGCGAGCACGAGGACGTGGTCCCGGACGTGTACATCCTCGGCAAGGCGCTGGGCGGCGGGGTCGTGCCCGTATCGGCGGTGGTGGCCGACCGCGACGTGCTCGGCGTGTTCAAGCCGGGCGAGCACGGCTCCACCTTCGGCGGCAACCCGCTGGCCTGCGCCGTCGCGCTGGAGGTCGTCGCGATGCTCCGCACCGGCGAGTACCAGCAGCGCGCCACCGAGCTCGGCGACCACCTGCACCGGGAGCTGAACCTGCTGGTCGGCGGTGGCGCGGTGACCGCCGTACGGGGCCGCGGGCTGTGGGCGGGCGTGGACATCGACCCGGCGCGCGGCACCGGCAGGGAGATCTCCGAGAAGCTGATGGGGCTCGGGGTGCTCGTCAAGGACACCCACGGATCGACCATCCGGATCGCGCCGCCGCTGGTGATCTCCAAGGAGGACCTGGACTGGGGGCTGGACCAGCTCAGGTCGGTCCTCGGCGCCTGA
- a CDS encoding glutathionylspermidine synthase family protein: MKRHTIEPRPDWQKTVEEQGLIYPLTRYPDDSLRPYWDESAYYSFTLPEVEALENVVEELHAMCLAAAQHIVDHDRFADLGITDPKLAALITESWRRRAEQPSLYGRFDLRYDGTGSPAKMLEYNADTPTSLVEAASPQWFWMEERFPGADQWNSLHERLVEAWRRQAELLPPGPVHFAHSETDELGEDLMTVAYLQETAEQAGIETRELSVEAIGWDSLSGRFVDEKLGFIRAIFKLYPWEWLATDEFAPQVLGTYDHGGGSGTTAWIEPLWKMLLSNKALLAVLWELFPEHPNLLPAYLDGPRELATTTGYAAKPLLGREGAGVTLHPVGGEPFAPEEDETYVFQGLAPLPDFDGNRVVLGAWVVEDESAGLGIRESAGPVTDEYARFLPHVIL; encoded by the coding sequence GTGAAGCGCCACACCATCGAGCCCCGCCCCGACTGGCAGAAGACCGTCGAGGAACAGGGGTTGATCTACCCCCTGACCCGCTACCCCGACGACTCCCTGCGCCCCTACTGGGACGAGAGCGCGTACTACTCCTTCACTCTCCCCGAGGTCGAGGCGCTGGAGAACGTCGTCGAGGAGCTGCACGCCATGTGCCTGGCGGCGGCCCAGCACATCGTCGACCACGACCGCTTCGCCGACCTCGGCATCACCGACCCGAAGCTCGCCGCGCTGATCACCGAGTCCTGGCGGCGCCGCGCCGAACAGCCCTCGCTCTACGGCCGCTTCGACCTGCGCTACGACGGCACCGGCAGCCCCGCCAAGATGCTGGAGTACAACGCCGACACCCCCACCTCCCTCGTGGAGGCGGCCAGCCCGCAGTGGTTCTGGATGGAGGAACGCTTCCCCGGCGCCGACCAGTGGAACTCCCTCCACGAGCGGCTCGTCGAGGCGTGGCGGCGCCAGGCGGAGCTGCTGCCGCCCGGCCCGGTGCACTTCGCGCACTCCGAGACCGACGAGCTCGGCGAGGACCTGATGACGGTCGCCTACCTCCAGGAGACCGCCGAGCAGGCCGGCATCGAGACCCGCGAGCTGTCGGTGGAGGCGATCGGCTGGGACAGCCTCTCCGGCCGGTTCGTGGACGAGAAGCTCGGCTTCATCCGCGCGATCTTCAAGCTCTACCCGTGGGAGTGGCTGGCCACCGACGAGTTCGCCCCGCAGGTCCTCGGCACGTACGACCACGGCGGCGGCTCCGGCACCACCGCCTGGATCGAGCCGCTGTGGAAGATGCTGCTCTCCAACAAGGCGCTGCTGGCGGTCCTGTGGGAGCTCTTCCCGGAGCACCCGAACCTGCTGCCCGCCTACCTGGACGGCCCGCGCGAACTCGCCACGACCACCGGCTACGCGGCGAAGCCGCTGCTGGGCCGCGAGGGCGCGGGCGTCACCCTGCATCCGGTCGGCGGCGAGCCGTTCGCACCGGAGGAGGACGAGACGTACGTCTTCCAGGGCCTCGCCCCGCTGCCCGACTTCGACGGCAACCGGGTGGTGCTCGGTGCGTGGGTCGTCGAAGACGAGTCGGCGGGCCTCGGCATCCGCGAATCGGCGGGGCCGGTCACGGACGAGTACGCCCGCTTCCTGCCCCACGTGATTCTCTGA
- the pdxR gene encoding MocR-like pyridoxine biosynthesis transcription factor PdxR produces the protein MTESRATFGADLHLEPVPGRGVRAGLTEALREAARSGRLAPGTRLPSSRSLAADLGIARNTVAEAYAELVAEGWLTARRGSGTRVAERARVGERARVGVGARRPAAAVAVRRPVRAQTSYSLKPGSPDLGGFPRAAWLAAARRALTEAPNEAFGYADPRGRVELREALAGYLARSRGVYADPERIVLCAGFGQGLMLLARMLRARRVREIAVEGYGLDVHRELLTAAGLRTRPLAVDGSGARTTELAGSGAGAVLLTPAHQFPTGAALTPGRRAAAVDWARSTGGLILEDDYDGEFRYDRQPVGALQGLDPDRVVYLGTASKSLAPGLRMGWMVVPGPLLEEVLAVKGRTDWSSSALDQLTLAEFIRSGAYDRHVREMRLRYRRRRDELVAAVGDRAVVSGIAAGLHAVLDLPPGGERAALRAAAWQDLGLLPLSFFRHPQATMPPREALVVGFGTPSQSAWAPTLAALVAALP, from the coding sequence ATGACGGAATCACGGGCCACTTTCGGTGCCGACCTGCATCTGGAACCGGTCCCCGGGCGCGGTGTCCGGGCCGGCCTCACCGAGGCGCTGCGCGAGGCCGCGCGCAGCGGACGGCTGGCCCCGGGGACCCGGCTGCCGTCCTCGCGGTCGCTCGCCGCGGACCTCGGGATCGCCCGCAACACCGTCGCCGAGGCCTACGCCGAGCTCGTCGCCGAAGGCTGGCTGACGGCCCGCCGGGGCTCCGGGACCCGGGTCGCGGAGCGGGCCCGGGTCGGCGAGCGGGCCCGGGTCGGGGTCGGGGCGCGGCGTCCCGCGGCGGCCGTGGCCGTACGGCGCCCCGTGCGCGCGCAGACCTCGTACAGCCTGAAGCCCGGTTCCCCGGACCTGGGCGGTTTCCCGCGCGCCGCCTGGCTGGCGGCGGCCCGGCGGGCGCTGACCGAGGCCCCGAACGAGGCCTTCGGGTACGCGGATCCGCGCGGCCGGGTGGAGCTGCGCGAGGCCCTCGCCGGGTACCTGGCGCGGTCCCGCGGGGTGTACGCCGACCCCGAACGCATCGTGCTGTGCGCGGGCTTCGGGCAGGGCCTCATGCTGCTCGCGAGGATGCTGCGGGCGCGCCGGGTCCGCGAGATCGCGGTGGAGGGGTACGGGCTGGACGTGCACCGGGAGCTGCTGACGGCCGCCGGGCTGCGGACGCGGCCGCTGGCCGTGGACGGGTCGGGGGCCCGCACCACGGAGCTGGCCGGTTCGGGCGCGGGAGCGGTGCTGCTGACCCCGGCCCACCAGTTCCCGACGGGCGCCGCGCTGACGCCCGGGCGGCGGGCGGCGGCGGTGGACTGGGCCCGGTCCACGGGCGGGCTGATCCTGGAGGACGACTACGACGGCGAGTTCCGCTACGACCGCCAGCCGGTCGGCGCGCTCCAGGGGCTGGACCCGGACCGGGTGGTGTACCTGGGCACGGCGAGCAAGTCCCTGGCGCCTGGGCTGCGCATGGGCTGGATGGTGGTGCCCGGACCGCTGCTGGAGGAGGTGCTGGCGGTGAAGGGCCGGACCGACTGGAGCTCCAGCGCGCTGGACCAGCTGACGCTCGCGGAGTTCATCCGGTCGGGGGCGTACGACCGGCACGTGCGGGAGATGCGGCTGCGGTACCGGCGCCGGCGCGACGAGCTGGTGGCGGCCGTCGGGGACCGGGCGGTGGTCTCCGGCATCGCCGCGGGCCTGCACGCGGTGCTGGACCTGCCGCCGGGCGGGGAACGGGCGGCCCTGCGGGCGGCCGCCTGGCAGGACCTCGGCCTGCTGCCGCTGTCCTTCTTCCGGCATCCGCAGGCGACGATGCCCCCGCGCGAGGCCCTGGTCGTCGGCTTCGGGACTCCGTCCCAGAGCGCGTGGGCCCCGACGCTGGCCGCCTTGGTCGCAGCCTTGCCGTGA
- a CDS encoding carboxymuconolactone decarboxylase family protein: protein MTHTEKAPEHTPRMQLAKLAPEFYKAAVALDAAAAKGLDPALVELVKLRASQINHCAFCIDMHSKDALAAGEDVERLLLLGAWEESRHFYTEKELAAIELTEAVTVLTDGFVPDEVYERAAKHFEEKELAQVIALIAAINVWNRIGVTTRLTPGHYTPGMYK from the coding sequence ATGACCCACACCGAGAAGGCACCCGAGCACACCCCCCGCATGCAGCTGGCGAAGCTCGCCCCGGAGTTCTACAAGGCCGCCGTGGCCCTGGACGCGGCCGCCGCCAAGGGGCTGGACCCGGCCCTCGTCGAGCTCGTCAAACTGCGCGCCTCGCAGATCAACCACTGCGCCTTCTGCATCGACATGCACTCCAAGGACGCCCTCGCGGCGGGCGAGGACGTGGAGCGGCTGCTGCTGCTCGGCGCCTGGGAGGAGTCGCGGCACTTCTACACGGAGAAGGAGCTCGCCGCGATCGAGCTGACGGAGGCCGTGACCGTCCTGACCGACGGATTCGTTCCCGACGAGGTCTACGAGCGGGCCGCGAAGCACTTCGAGGAGAAGGAGCTGGCCCAGGTGATCGCCCTGATCGCCGCGATCAACGTCTGGAACCGCATCGGCGTCACCACCCGCCTCACCCCGGGGCACTACACCCCGGGGATGTACAAGTAA
- a CDS encoding malate dehydrogenase — protein MTRTPVNVTVTGAAGQIGYALLFRIASGHLLGADVPVKLRLLEIPQGMKAAEGTAMELDDCAFPLLAGIDIFDDPNKGFEGANVALLVGARPRTKGMERGDLLSANGGIFKPQGAAINANAADDIKVLVVGNPANTNALIAQAAAPDVPAERFTAMTRLDHNRAISQLAAKTGAAVSDIKRLTIWGNHSATQYPDIFHAEIAGKNAAELVNDQAWLSDTFIPTVAKRGAAIIEARGASSAASAANAAIDHVHTWVNGTAAGDWTSMGIPSDGSYGVPEGIISSFPVTTKDGRYEIVQGLDINEFSRARIDASVAELVEERDAVRELGLI, from the coding sequence ATGACCCGCACTCCCGTGAATGTCACCGTCACCGGCGCCGCCGGCCAGATCGGCTACGCGCTGCTCTTCCGCATCGCCTCCGGCCACCTGCTCGGCGCGGACGTGCCGGTCAAGCTCCGACTTCTGGAGATCCCTCAGGGCATGAAGGCCGCCGAGGGCACCGCCATGGAGCTCGACGACTGCGCCTTCCCGCTGCTCGCCGGCATCGACATCTTCGACGACCCGAACAAGGGCTTCGAGGGTGCCAACGTCGCGCTGCTGGTCGGCGCCCGCCCGCGCACCAAGGGCATGGAGCGCGGTGACCTGCTCTCCGCCAACGGCGGCATCTTCAAGCCGCAGGGCGCCGCGATCAACGCGAACGCCGCGGACGACATCAAGGTCCTGGTCGTGGGCAACCCGGCCAACACCAACGCGCTCATCGCGCAGGCCGCCGCCCCGGACGTACCGGCCGAGCGCTTCACCGCGATGACCCGCCTGGACCACAACCGCGCGATCTCGCAGCTGGCCGCCAAGACCGGCGCCGCCGTCTCCGACATCAAGCGCCTGACCATCTGGGGCAACCACTCGGCGACCCAGTACCCGGACATCTTCCACGCGGAGATCGCCGGCAAGAACGCCGCCGAGCTGGTCAACGACCAGGCCTGGCTGTCCGACACGTTCATCCCGACCGTCGCCAAGCGCGGCGCGGCGATCATCGAGGCCCGCGGCGCGTCCTCGGCCGCCTCGGCCGCCAACGCCGCCATCGACCACGTGCACACGTGGGTCAACGGCACCGCGGCGGGCGACTGGACCTCCATGGGCATCCCGTCGGACGGCTCCTACGGCGTCCCGGAGGGCATCATCTCCTCCTTCCCGGTCACCACCAAGGACGGCCGCTACGAGATCGTCCAGGGCCTGGACATCAACGAGTTCTCCCGTGCGCGCATCGACGCGTCCGTGGCGGAGCTCGTCGAGGAGCGCGACGCGGTGCGCGAGCTCGGCCTGATCTGA
- a CDS encoding DUF3017 domain-containing protein — protein MPAEREPDPAAAPEPAPAPAAAAPRPVPSWAAKGTGGGGRTPRPAAAQEPEGAKSRRFPSVTRDTARPEGGGRAAPGDAPAPARQWPMLAVLTATAGGLLLTAMDHPRAGCLLIGIAMLAGSVMRRLLPSVGMLAVRSRFTDMVTYGLLGVAITLLALVIEPKPWLNVPFLETAVRFTVR, from the coding sequence GTGCCGGCTGAGCGCGAGCCGGACCCCGCCGCGGCCCCCGAGCCCGCTCCCGCCCCGGCCGCCGCGGCCCCGCGCCCGGTTCCGAGCTGGGCCGCGAAGGGCACGGGCGGCGGCGGGCGGACCCCACGGCCCGCGGCCGCCCAGGAGCCCGAGGGGGCCAAGTCCCGCCGCTTCCCCTCCGTCACCCGGGACACCGCGCGTCCCGAGGGCGGTGGCCGGGCCGCGCCCGGCGACGCTCCGGCTCCGGCCCGGCAGTGGCCGATGCTCGCCGTCCTCACCGCCACGGCCGGCGGACTGCTGCTCACCGCGATGGACCATCCGCGCGCCGGCTGCCTGCTGATCGGCATCGCGATGCTCGCGGGCTCGGTGATGCGCCGACTGCTGCCCTCCGTGGGCATGCTCGCGGTGCGCTCCCGCTTCACGGACATGGTCACGTACGGCCTGCTGGGCGTGGCGATCACGCTGCTCGCACTGGTCATCGAGCCCAAGCCGTGGCTGAACGTCCCCTTCCTGGAGACCGCGGTCCGTTTCACCGTCCGCTGA
- a CDS encoding bifunctional methylenetetrahydrofolate dehydrogenase/methenyltetrahydrofolate cyclohydrolase gives MTAQILDGKATAAAIKSELTARVAALKARGITPGLGTLLVGDDPGSRWYVNGKHKDCAEVGIASLQRELPATASQEDIEEVVRELNANPECTGYIVQLPLPKGIDTNRVLELMDPAKDADGLHPMSLGRLVLNEPGPLPCTPYGIVQLLRHHGVEINGAHVVVLGRGITVGRSIGLLLTRKSENATVTLCHTGTRDLSGLLRQADIVVAAAGVPHLVKPEDVKPGAAVLDVGVSRDENGKIVGDVHPGVADVAGWISPNPGGVGPMTRAQLLVNVVEAAERAVPRAG, from the coding sequence ATGACCGCCCAGATTCTCGACGGCAAGGCCACCGCAGCCGCGATCAAGTCCGAACTGACCGCCCGCGTGGCGGCGCTCAAGGCCCGGGGCATCACCCCCGGCCTCGGCACCCTGCTGGTCGGCGACGACCCGGGCAGCCGCTGGTACGTCAACGGCAAGCACAAGGACTGCGCCGAGGTCGGCATCGCCTCCCTGCAGCGCGAACTGCCCGCGACGGCCTCCCAGGAGGACATCGAGGAGGTCGTGCGGGAGCTGAACGCCAACCCGGAGTGCACCGGCTACATCGTGCAGCTCCCGCTCCCCAAGGGCATCGACACCAACCGCGTCCTGGAGCTCATGGACCCGGCGAAGGACGCCGACGGCCTGCACCCGATGTCGCTCGGCAGGCTGGTCCTGAACGAGCCGGGCCCGCTGCCGTGCACCCCGTACGGCATCGTCCAGCTGCTGCGCCACCACGGCGTGGAGATCAACGGCGCGCACGTGGTCGTCCTCGGCCGCGGGATCACCGTCGGCCGGTCCATCGGCCTGCTGCTCACCCGCAAGTCCGAGAACGCGACCGTCACCCTGTGCCACACCGGTACGCGCGACCTGTCCGGACTGCTGCGCCAGGCGGACATCGTCGTCGCGGCCGCCGGCGTGCCGCACCTGGTCAAGCCGGAGGACGTGAAGCCGGGCGCCGCCGTGCTCGACGTCGGCGTCAGCCGCGACGAGAACGGCAAGATCGTCGGGGACGTGCACCCCGGAGTCGCGGACGTGGCCGGCTGGATCTCCCCGAACCCGGGCGGCGTCGGCCCGATGACCCGCGCGCAGCTGCTCGTCAACGTGGTCGAAGCCGCCGAGCGGGCGGTTCCCCGTGCCGGCTGA
- the purH gene encoding bifunctional phosphoribosylaminoimidazolecarboxamide formyltransferase/IMP cyclohydrolase gives MTAEGEDLAASKRPIRRALISVYDKTGLEELARGLHEAGVALVSTGSTASKIAAAGVPVTKVEDLTGFPECLDGRVKTLHPRVHAGILADLRLEDHRNQLAELGVEPFDLVIVNLYPFLATVQSGATPDECVEQIDIGGPSMVRAAAKNHPSVAVVTSPARYDAVLAAAQGGGFDLPARKRLAAEAFQHTAAYDVAVASWFTNAYAPEPEAVLPEFLAGAWERKSTLRYGENPHQAAALYTDGQPGGLANAEQLHGKEMSYNNYVDTDAARRAAYDHEEPCVAIIKHANPCGIAVGKDVAEAHRKAHACDPVSAFGGVIAVNRPVSVELAEQVAEIFTEVIVAPDFEPGAVEVLAKKKNIRVLKVEGTPHQPAELKPVSGGVLLQQSDLVQAEGDDPANWTLATGEALSADELADLAFAWKACRAVKSNAILLAKDGASVGVGMGQVNRVDSAKLAVERAGAERAQGSYAASDAFFPFADGLEILTAAGIKAVVQPGGSMRDELVIEAAKAAGVTMYLTGTRHFFH, from the coding sequence GTGACCGCAGAGGGCGAGGACCTCGCCGCGTCGAAGCGCCCGATCCGGCGCGCGCTCATCAGCGTCTACGACAAGACGGGACTGGAAGAGCTGGCCCGCGGTCTGCACGAGGCGGGTGTCGCGCTCGTCTCGACCGGCTCCACCGCGTCGAAGATCGCCGCCGCCGGGGTGCCCGTCACCAAGGTCGAGGACTTGACCGGCTTCCCGGAGTGCCTGGACGGCCGGGTCAAGACCCTGCACCCGCGCGTGCACGCCGGCATCCTCGCCGACCTGCGCCTGGAGGACCACCGCAACCAGCTCGCGGAGCTGGGCGTCGAGCCCTTCGACCTGGTGATCGTCAACCTCTACCCCTTCCTCGCGACCGTCCAGTCGGGCGCGACCCCGGACGAGTGCGTGGAGCAGATCGACATCGGCGGCCCCTCGATGGTCCGCGCCGCCGCCAAGAACCACCCCTCGGTGGCCGTGGTCACCAGCCCGGCGCGCTACGACGCCGTGCTCGCGGCCGCCCAGGGCGGCGGTTTCGACCTCCCCGCCCGCAAGCGGCTCGCGGCCGAGGCCTTCCAGCACACCGCCGCGTACGACGTGGCCGTGGCCTCCTGGTTCACGAACGCGTACGCGCCCGAGCCGGAAGCCGTACTGCCCGAGTTCCTGGCCGGCGCCTGGGAGCGCAAGTCCACCCTGCGCTACGGCGAGAACCCGCACCAGGCCGCCGCGCTGTACACGGACGGGCAGCCGGGCGGGCTCGCCAACGCCGAGCAGCTGCACGGCAAGGAGATGTCCTACAACAACTACGTGGACACCGACGCGGCCCGCCGCGCCGCCTACGACCACGAAGAGCCCTGCGTCGCGATCATCAAGCACGCCAACCCGTGCGGCATCGCGGTGGGCAAGGACGTCGCCGAGGCCCACCGCAAGGCGCACGCCTGCGACCCGGTCTCCGCCTTCGGCGGGGTCATCGCCGTCAACCGCCCGGTGAGCGTCGAGCTCGCCGAGCAGGTCGCGGAGATCTTCACCGAGGTCATCGTCGCCCCCGACTTCGAGCCGGGCGCCGTCGAGGTCCTGGCGAAGAAGAAGAACATCCGCGTCCTGAAGGTCGAGGGCACCCCGCACCAGCCGGCCGAGCTCAAGCCCGTCTCCGGCGGCGTGCTGCTCCAGCAGAGCGACCTCGTCCAGGCCGAGGGCGACGACCCGGCGAACTGGACGCTGGCCACCGGCGAGGCCCTCTCCGCCGACGAGCTCGCCGACCTCGCCTTCGCGTGGAAGGCCTGCCGCGCCGTGAAGTCCAACGCCATCCTGCTCGCCAAGGACGGCGCCTCGGTCGGCGTCGGCATGGGCCAGGTCAACCGCGTCGACTCCGCGAAGCTGGCCGTCGAGCGGGCGGGCGCCGAGCGCGCGCAGGGCTCGTACGCCGCCTCCGACGCCTTCTTCCCCTTCGCGGACGGGCTGGAGATCCTGACGGCCGCCGGCATCAAGGCCGTGGTCCAGCCGGGCGGTTCGATGCGCGACGAGCTGGTGATCGAGGCCGCGAAGGCGGCGGGCGTGACGATGTACCTCACGGGGACCCGTCACTTCTTCCACTGA
- the purN gene encoding phosphoribosylglycinamide formyltransferase, translating into MAASRLVVLVSGSGTNLQALLDAIDAHPGGPEGFGAEVVAVGADRENIAGLERAEKAGIPTFVCPVKAYASRAEWDAALTAATDAHAPDLVVSAGFMKIVGPEFIGRFGGRFVNTHPALLPAFPGAHGVRDALAYGAKVTGCTVHFVDAGVDTGPIIAQGVVEVRDEEDEAALHERIKEVERELLVDVVGRLARHGYRIEGRKVTIQ; encoded by the coding sequence ATGGCCGCCTCCCGCCTGGTCGTGCTGGTCTCCGGATCCGGCACCAACCTCCAGGCCCTGCTCGACGCCATCGACGCCCACCCCGGCGGACCCGAGGGCTTCGGCGCCGAAGTCGTCGCCGTGGGAGCCGACCGCGAGAACATCGCCGGCTTGGAGCGCGCGGAGAAGGCCGGGATCCCCACCTTCGTGTGCCCGGTCAAGGCGTACGCGAGCCGTGCGGAGTGGGACGCCGCCCTGACCGCGGCCACCGACGCGCACGCGCCGGACCTGGTGGTCTCGGCGGGGTTCATGAAGATCGTCGGGCCCGAGTTCATCGGCCGCTTCGGCGGCCGGTTCGTCAACACGCACCCCGCCCTCCTCCCGGCGTTCCCCGGCGCCCACGGCGTACGGGACGCCCTCGCCTACGGCGCGAAGGTCACCGGCTGCACCGTCCACTTCGTGGACGCGGGCGTGGACACCGGTCCGATCATCGCCCAGGGTGTGGTCGAGGTCAGGGACGAAGAGGACGAAGCCGCTCTCCATGAGCGGATCAAGGAAGTCGAGCGCGAGCTGCTCGTCGACGTCGTGGGGCGCCTGGCCCGGCACGGCTACCGCATCGAGGGACGAAAGGTAACAATCCAGTGA